From Curtobacterium sp. SGAir0471, the proteins below share one genomic window:
- a CDS encoding 7-cyano-7-deazaguanine synthase, with translation MSIDSQPNTLLLLSGGLDSSALAALLRPQHALYLDYGQRPAHTEQRAAERIATEYGIRLHVATLGIRDFGSGILHDDADAVKDAPSPEWWPYRNQFLATAASALALKTGSEAIALGTVRGDGDRHLDGTEEFYRLLDALVAYQEGGIRISAPAINYTTEELLVAAGLGANIIAETASCHRSNFPCGACPGCWKRQRVLASMNLPGYSWNS, from the coding sequence GTGTCGATTGACTCGCAACCCAACACGCTTCTGCTTCTCTCGGGTGGCCTTGACAGCTCCGCCCTCGCTGCGCTTCTCCGTCCGCAGCACGCGCTGTATCTCGACTATGGACAACGCCCAGCGCATACGGAGCAACGTGCCGCCGAGCGAATCGCCACGGAATACGGCATTAGGCTGCACGTCGCCACGCTCGGCATCCGTGACTTCGGATCGGGCATCCTGCACGACGACGCAGACGCAGTGAAGGATGCTCCGAGTCCCGAATGGTGGCCGTATCGCAACCAGTTCCTCGCAACAGCCGCTTCGGCGTTGGCTTTGAAAACTGGGTCGGAGGCCATCGCGCTCGGGACTGTCCGCGGCGACGGAGATCGGCACCTCGACGGTACCGAAGAGTTCTACCGGCTGCTGGATGCACTGGTTGCCTACCAGGAAGGCGGCATCCGTATTTCAGCCCCAGCCATCAATTACACCACCGAAGAACTGCTAGTCGCCGCAGGCCTCGGTGCAAACATCATCGCCGAAACAGCATCGTGCCACCGGTCAAACTTTCCCTGCGGTGCTTGCCCCGGCTGCTGGAAACGCCAACGTGTGCTCGCCAGCATGAACCTTCCCGGCTACAGCTGGAACAGTTAG
- a CDS encoding 8-oxoguanine DNA glycosylase — MFHGPPLGSNFDAFERLRTSAVDRVAARVARSCFVVSYRRVVSRCTGSYASGGGGPTEDVRQLRLIDGSLRPVRWGLPWHFQSPAYWIARTEEWLLRASTARTPHRLGVTFAEEVVACLLGGHGITYEANVAAFRALRAAGLLAEGSSASAEVLYSRLVEPIVYAGRSFRYRFPRQKAARIAAALDRLRFEQAPPEPLAAREWLLTFPGVGLKTASWVVRNHFGSADVAIIDIHLMRAGVQAGVFDGRWTPAKDYRLMESAFISWADVGGVPAQDLDAVVWMDQAAAARRRPSPNRSQLLDPKPATVLRNEGTS; from the coding sequence ATGTTTCATGGTCCCCCTCTTGGGTCAAATTTCGATGCGTTCGAGCGATTGCGAACGTCGGCGGTGGATCGTGTCGCGGCACGGGTCGCGCGCAGTTGCTTTGTTGTGAGCTACCGTCGAGTCGTGTCACGTTGTACTGGATCGTATGCGAGTGGCGGCGGCGGCCCGACCGAAGACGTTCGTCAACTCCGGCTCATCGACGGTTCCTTGCGACCAGTCCGGTGGGGATTACCGTGGCACTTCCAATCGCCCGCCTACTGGATCGCACGTACCGAGGAGTGGCTCCTCCGCGCTTCCACTGCGCGCACCCCCCACCGCCTGGGCGTGACCTTCGCCGAAGAGGTGGTCGCCTGTTTACTCGGAGGCCATGGGATCACGTACGAGGCGAACGTCGCAGCGTTCCGCGCGCTTCGTGCGGCTGGTCTGCTCGCGGAAGGCTCCTCCGCGTCCGCCGAAGTGCTGTACTCAAGACTGGTCGAGCCGATCGTCTATGCGGGGCGCAGCTTCCGCTACCGATTTCCTCGCCAGAAGGCTGCTCGTATCGCCGCCGCGCTCGACCGACTTCGGTTCGAGCAAGCTCCGCCGGAGCCACTCGCTGCAAGGGAATGGCTCCTGACGTTCCCGGGCGTCGGACTCAAGACTGCGAGCTGGGTCGTCCGGAATCACTTCGGATCTGCCGACGTAGCGATCATCGATATCCATCTCATGCGTGCTGGCGTCCAGGCCGGCGTGTTCGACGGCAGATGGACGCCGGCAAAGGACTATCGGCTCATGGAGTCAGCGTTCATTTCGTGGGCAGATGTGGGCGGCGTGCCCGCGCAAGATCTCGACGCCGTCGTGTGGATGGACCAGGCAGCTGCGGCACGTCGCAGGCCCTCTCCGAACCGATCCCAACTGCTGGACCCGAAACCCGCTACAGTACTCAGAAACGAGGGGACGTCATGA
- a CDS encoding PfkB family carbohydrate kinase: MKILGGTYQERVTAPEHHEDLGGSGFRAAAALSRMPDVSFTSSVEAAGDALFRSGLSTLGIAGESVPRDHAISFNYLAPFAEPSISGRPARLEQPCHVADDTVLAFGMIEDGDISVTSERLIYDPQSVTDARTDQLLRSTAGPTALIANAREVRSIGRREDVEAAARAAIADLNLDVVVVKAGARGALVVDATAEDAQWVGAIPTDEVWKIGSGDAFSAGFAYAWGNGAFPTDATRVASRAAAWCCSTRTMALPPQLLTGLDVDGLTGTHLDNDGRQPTVYLAGPFFTVAERWLVDTCRMFLLEAGANVFSPIHDVGPGAEEVAQADLDGLADSDVVLALLDGWDAGTLFETGWATARNIPIVGVAANLGGIQTTMLAGTNAELHQDVTTALYRAIWIGLGTPRRRRARVD; the protein is encoded by the coding sequence GTGAAGATTTTAGGGGGCACCTACCAGGAGCGCGTCACGGCTCCGGAGCATCATGAGGACCTCGGTGGCAGCGGATTCCGCGCGGCGGCGGCGCTCAGCAGAATGCCCGACGTGTCGTTCACGAGCAGCGTTGAAGCCGCCGGGGACGCACTCTTCCGCTCAGGACTCTCGACGCTTGGCATTGCGGGGGAGTCCGTCCCGCGCGACCACGCGATCTCGTTCAACTACCTCGCGCCATTCGCTGAGCCATCCATCAGCGGCCGCCCCGCGCGACTTGAGCAGCCATGTCACGTCGCGGACGACACCGTGCTGGCGTTTGGCATGATCGAGGACGGCGATATCTCGGTCACTTCGGAACGCCTGATTTATGACCCGCAAAGCGTCACCGACGCACGAACCGATCAGCTGTTGCGCTCCACCGCCGGTCCCACCGCCCTCATCGCAAATGCGCGCGAAGTTCGATCGATCGGTCGTCGCGAAGACGTCGAAGCCGCTGCGCGAGCAGCTATCGCCGACCTGAACCTCGACGTGGTCGTCGTCAAGGCGGGCGCACGAGGCGCCCTCGTCGTCGATGCAACTGCCGAAGACGCTCAGTGGGTCGGTGCGATCCCTACCGACGAGGTCTGGAAGATCGGAAGCGGGGACGCCTTCTCAGCGGGCTTCGCTTACGCGTGGGGAAACGGAGCGTTCCCTACGGACGCAACGCGCGTTGCGAGCCGGGCAGCCGCATGGTGTTGTTCGACGCGCACTATGGCGCTGCCACCTCAACTCCTGACCGGACTTGACGTTGACGGGCTTACGGGAACGCACCTCGACAACGACGGCCGACAGCCGACGGTTTACCTGGCCGGCCCGTTCTTCACCGTCGCCGAGCGATGGCTCGTCGACACATGCCGTATGTTCCTTCTCGAAGCCGGTGCGAACGTCTTCAGCCCCATCCACGACGTCGGGCCCGGCGCTGAGGAAGTGGCACAAGCCGACCTCGACGGGCTCGCTGACAGCGATGTAGTTCTGGCGCTACTCGACGGATGGGACGCCGGGACCCTCTTCGAAACTGGATGGGCAACAGCCCGCAACATCCCGATCGTCGGGGTCGCCGCGAATCTGGGGGGCATCCAGACAACGATGCTCGCAGGTACGAACGCCGAACTGCACCAGGACGTCACGACGGCGCTCTACCGAGCCATTTGGATCGGCCTCGGCACGCCGCGTCGGAGACGTGCCCGTGTCGATTGA